The following coding sequences lie in one Sedimentibacter sp. MB35-C1 genomic window:
- a CDS encoding MFS transporter → MNIKLKRNISIGYAYNFFLQLNITSAIWVLYLSFKGMTLAEIGILESLYHITGLLLELPSGALADLKGRKFCVVAGRVVELVSCYLMMTSNSFFGFAVSFILSSAAMNLNSGAAEALIYDSLKELGEEEKYKKIWGQLVFAMSIAQGVAVLLGGILADVRFLYAYMLGMVVQTVALLLSIRFTEPPIHNKGIEKDNEKNEQEKLIIKQVKTSISVIRKRKIVLYIILFSALLGSLQTTVFFYSQKYFFDIGFTKTMIAVICATGSLIEAISSKYAYILESRLKLKGTLITVSSVNIFALAGLTLFKDLSVFFYLLTAVSGGLAFTILSDYINTEIPSEYRATILSFDSLCFSIFMICIFPLFGLTADYAGFSATFGVTAIIYIPIMVFLINKLLKQNRKDTAVSNSAIS, encoded by the coding sequence TTGAACATAAAATTAAAACGAAATATATCAATAGGTTATGCATATAATTTTTTCTTGCAGTTGAATATTACTTCTGCTATTTGGGTTTTATATCTTTCATTTAAAGGAATGACACTAGCTGAAATTGGAATTCTTGAATCACTTTACCACATAACCGGGTTGCTCTTGGAGTTACCAAGCGGTGCTTTGGCAGATTTGAAAGGAAGAAAGTTCTGTGTTGTGGCAGGCAGAGTGGTTGAATTAGTATCATGTTATCTTATGATGACGTCAAACAGCTTTTTTGGTTTTGCAGTTTCTTTTATTTTAAGCAGCGCTGCGATGAATTTAAATTCAGGTGCAGCGGAAGCACTAATCTATGACAGCTTGAAAGAGCTGGGGGAAGAAGAAAAGTACAAAAAAATATGGGGTCAGTTAGTATTTGCCATGTCTATTGCGCAGGGTGTTGCAGTTTTGCTTGGCGGAATTTTAGCTGATGTTAGGTTCTTGTATGCATATATGTTAGGAATGGTTGTACAGACGGTAGCATTATTATTATCCATAAGATTTACCGAGCCGCCAATTCATAACAAAGGCATTGAAAAAGATAATGAAAAAAACGAACAAGAAAAATTAATCATTAAGCAAGTAAAAACAAGTATTAGTGTTATAAGAAAAAGAAAAATTGTATTGTATATAATATTATTTTCGGCTTTGCTGGGAAGCCTTCAAACAACTGTGTTTTTTTATAGCCAGAAATATTTTTTCGATATTGGTTTTACAAAGACCATGATTGCTGTCATTTGCGCAACTGGAAGTCTAATTGAAGCAATAAGCTCAAAGTATGCTTATATTTTAGAAAGCAGGCTTAAATTAAAAGGGACTTTGATAACCGTATCTTCTGTGAATATATTTGCTTTAGCCGGTTTGACATTGTTCAAAGACTTATCTGTATTTTTTTATCTGCTGACCGCTGTTTCAGGAGGTCTTGCATTTACGATACTCAGCGACTATATAAATACCGAAATTCCGTCTGAATACAGGGCAACAATATTGTCATTTGACAGTTTGTGTTTCAGCATATTTATGATATGCATATTTCCGCTGTTTGGATTAACAGCCGATTACGCAG